One window from the genome of Cryptococcus tetragattii IND107 chromosome 2, whole genome shotgun sequence encodes:
- a CDS encoding methionine-R-sulfoxide reductase codes for MPFISPALFRSTIYTARTRLSTTSATTTARSISFSFPFAFFSSSASANMSQPPKVQKSDDEWHAILSPEQFRVLRQKGTERPGSHPYDHSFNEGVYHCAGCDAPLYTSKTKFQSGCGWPAFYDTIPGAVSRHEDRTLGMTRTEITCANCGGHLGHVFKGEGFPNPVDERHCVNGISLNFKNE; via the exons ATGCCTTTCATTTCACCGGCACTCTTCCGCTCAACGATCTATACAGCCCGTACTCGATTGTCCACTACTTCAGCTACAACCACAGCTCGTTCGATAAGCTTCAGTTTTCCATTCGCATTTTTCAGCTCATCCGCCTCGGCCAACATGTCCCAACCTCCCAAGGTCCAGAAGTCTGACGATGAGTGGCATGCCATTCTTAGTCCGGAGCAA TTCCGAGTTTTGAGACAAAAGGGAACTGAGAGGCCAGGATCTCATCCTTACGATCACTCATTCAACGAAGGTGTCTACC ACTGTGCCGGATGTGATGCTCCCTTGTATACATCTAAGACCAAGTT CCAATCTGGATGTGGATGGCCTGCCTTTTATGATACCATCCCAGGTGCCGTCAGTCGTCATGAAGATAGGACGCTTGGAATGACGCGTACGGAGATCACGTGTGCCAACTG TGGCGGTCATTTGGGTCACGTCTTCAAGGGAGAAGGTTTCCCTAACCCGGTTGACGAACG ACACTGTGTCAACGGGATTTCCCTCAATTTCAAGAATGAATAG